From one Melospiza melodia melodia isolate bMelMel2 chromosome 6, bMelMel2.pri, whole genome shotgun sequence genomic stretch:
- the LOC134420150 gene encoding cholesterol 24-hydroxylase: MEVLGAAVGLLLALALLAFVLYCCYVQYIHAKYDYIPGAPRESFLFGHLPIIWRMVRKQEFTPDVLLQWAEKYGPVVRINAFHRISVLVVCPEGVKEFLMSPQHPKDPTVYGSLFSLFGERFLGNSLVTVCNHEHWHKQRRIMDPAFSRSYLIGLMETFNEKAEELMEKLEKKADGKTEFSMLSMMSRVTMDVIGKAAFGLELNALSDDQTALPNAVTKIMEGLNKARDPFIRFMPGKQKMLRETRESVRLLRRVGKQCIDQRREAIQNGKEASTDILTQILKGDALEETRDDENILDNFMTFFVAGHETSANQMTFTVMALGQHPEILERAQAEVDEVLGAKRDVDYEDLGKLTYLSQVLKESLRLYPPVSGTLRRLEKEHVINGIKIPANTTVFLNTYVMGRMEKFFKDPLTFDPERFSKDAPKPYYCYFPFSLGPRSCIGQVFAQMEVKVVMAKLLQRFEIQLVPGQNFRLIEAGTLKPLDGVICKLKPRSSARRCQA, from the exons CTTTTTATTTGGACACCTGCCAATCATATGGAGAATGGTGAGGAAACAGGAGTTCACACCAGATGTCTTGCTGCAGTG GGCAGAGAAATATGGACCTGTTGTACGAATTAATGCCTTTCACAGAATCTCAGTATTGGTTGTGTGTCCTGAAGGAGTGAAG GAGTTCTTGATGTCACCACAGCACCCAAAGGATCCAACAGTGTATGGTAGTCTCTTCAGCCTGTTTGGTGAGAG GTTTCTAGGGAATAGCTTGGTAACTGTTTGCAACCATGAGCACTGGCACAAGCAGCGGAGGATAATGGATCCAGCCTTCAGCCGAAG CTACCTGATTGGTCTGATGGAAACTTTTAATGAAAAAGCAGAGGAGCTGATGGAGAAGCTGGAGAAAAAGGCAGATGGAAAAACAGAGTTTAGCATGCTGTCGATGATGAGCCGGGTGACCATGGATGTCATTGGAAAG GCAGCCTTTGGCCTGGAATTGAATGCCCTGAGTGATGACCAGACAGCTTTACCCAACGCTGTGACTAAGATCATGGAGGGACTGAACAAGGCACGCGACCCCTTCATAAGG TTCATGCCAGGAAAGCAGAAGATGCTAAGGGAGACCAGGGAGAGTGTGAGGCTGTTGAGACGTGTGGGGAAGCAGTGCATTGACCAGAGGAGAGAAGCCATCCAGAATGGGAAAGAAGCCTCAACGGATATTCTTACACAGATACTCAAAGGAGATG CTCTGGAGGAGACTAGAGATGATGAAAACATTCTGGATAACTTCATGACTTTCTTTGTTGCAG GTCATGAAACCAGTGCCAATCAGATGACATTTACAGTAATGGCACTGGGCCAGCATCCTGAAATACTGGAAAG ggctcaggctgaAGTGGATGAGGTTCTTGGTGCCAAGAGAGATGTTGACTATGAGGACCTTGGCAAGCTCACCTACTTATCCCAG GTTCTGAAGGAGTCGCTGCGGCTGTACCCACCTGTCTCAGGGACACTCCGCAGGCTGGAGAAGGAGCACGTCATCAATGGCATCAAAATTCCTGCCAACACCACGGTCTTT CTCAACACTTATGTGATGGGAAGGATGGAAAAGTTTTTCAAGGATCCACTTACTTTTGATCCAGAGCGATTCAGCAAAGATGCACCTAA GCCATATTACTGCTATTTCCCATTCTCTCTGGGACCCCGATCCTGCATCGGGCAGGTGTTTGCACAG ATGGAAGTAAAAGTGGTGATGgcaaagctgctgcagaggtTTGAAATACAGCTGGTGCCAGGACAGAATTTTCGACTCATCGAGGCTGGAACCTTAAAGCCACTAGATGGAGTAATTTGTAAATTAAAGCCAAGGAGCTCTGCAAGACGCTGCCAGGCATGA
- the LOC134419725 gene encoding extracellular tyrosine-protein kinase PKDCC-like, whose product MAAAAAAAGRARRGARLSAAALLALPALALLALLALPAMPPGRFSPPLLLPPGLREELRQRRRDLRRLEAAAGGGEAAAAAGLGCGDLSRATAVSVLGWGFTKVVARAALAGGGTVALKSVHGAGREVRRCVQRYGAPAGCRRLAAYKLLKEVTLLQRLQHPGIVKLHGQCYDNSGDAELRVTAMLELGSPLEMIQLLQTPWEERFKICLSLVKLLFYLAHSPLGSIALLDFQPRQFVMVDGNLKVTDMDDASTEELSCREDNDCTLDFPTRSFPLKCSVAGKCEGINEKKNLFNAYRYFFTYLLPHSAPPALRPLLSDILNATGDLRYGINETLRAFEKVLHLYKSGLYLQKRPLLLKDYISLKGFRTVEGEGHKCWPSYSHLGCLLSIHSAEEAAAICNSQLHCHSFIVTQHRTWTGRPLASFQSSWTDLVPDTNAVVYIKRSASSGERLERQ is encoded by the exons atggcggcggcggcggcggcggcggggcgggcgcggcgcggaGCTCGGCTGAGCGCGGCCGCGCTGCTGGCGCTCCCGGCcctggcgctgctggcgctgctggcgctCCCGGCGATGCCG CCGGGCAGATTctcgccgccgctgctgctgccgccgggcTTGCGGGAGGAGCTGCGGCAAAGGCGGCGCGACCTGCGGCGGctggaggcggcggcgggcggcggggaggcggcggccgcggcggggcTGGGCTGCGGCGACCTGAGCCGGGCCACGGCCGTCAGCGTGCTGGGCTGGGGCTTCACCAAGGTGGTGGCGCGGGCGGCGCTGGCGGGCGGGGGCACCGTGGCGCTCAAGTCGGTGCACGGGGCGGGCCGGGAGGTGCGGCGCTGCGTGCAGCGGTACGGGGCTCCGGCCGGCTGCCGCCGCCTGGCCGCCTACAAGCTGCTCAAGGAGGTGACGCTGCTGCAGCGCCTGCAGCACCCCGGCATCGTCAAG CTGCACGGCCAATGCTATGACAACAGCGGAGATGCTGAGCTGCGGGTCACAGCCATGCTGGAGCTGGGATCCCCGCTGGAGATGATTCAGCTCCTGCAGACCCCCTGGGAGGAAAGATTTAAa ATTTGCCTGAGTCTTGTGAAACTGCTGTTTTACTTGGCACATTCCCCCCTGGGTTCAATAGCCCTCTTGGATTTCCAGCCAAGGCAGTTTGTTATGGTGGATGGAAACCTAAAAGTGACAGACATGGATGATGCCAGCACCGAGGAGCTGTCTTGCAGGGAAGATAATGACTGCACACTCGACTTCCCTACCAGAAGTTTCCCTCTCAAGTGCTCCGTGGCTGGGAAATGTGAAGGAATAAATGAGAAGAAGAATCTGTTCAATGCATATCG GTATTTTTTCACCTATCTTTTGCCACACTCTGCACCACCAGCTTTGCGGCCCCTTTTGAGTGATATTCTGAATGCAACAG GTGATTTGCGATATGGAATAAATGAAACCCTGAGAGCTTTTGAAAAGGTTTTACATCTGTACAAGTCTGGGCTCTATCTTCAGAAAAGACCTCTTCTTTTAAAAG ACTACATCTCCCTGAAGGGTTTCCGGACGGTGGAAGGGGAAGGCCACAAGTGCTGGCCCTCCTACAGCCACCTGGGCTGCctgctctccatccacagcgCCGAGGAGGCCGCTGCCATCTGTAACTCCCAGCTGCACTGTCACAGCTTCATTGTCACTCAGCACAGGACCTGGACAG GACGCCCGCTCGCCTCATTCCAGAGTAGCTGGACTGATTTAGTACCGGATACCAACGCCGTGGTCTATATTAAACGTTCAGCTTCCTCAGGGGAAAGACTTGAAAGACAATGA